AAAGTAGCGAAGAAAAACGGATTTTTATCTATTTTTACATCACTTCATATACCAGAAGATGATCCAAATACGTATAAAGAGTTAATTCAAATACTTGGGAAACAGGCTCTTGAAAATGAAATGGAATTAATGGTTGATGTTTCCCAAAAATCGCTACACCATTTAGGAATGACGTACGAAAATGTGGAAGAGTTAGTAGAGTGGGGAATTACTGGTTTACGAATGGACTATGGCATCACGCCGAAAGAAATCGCGCGTGTATCCCATAAAATGAAAGTAGCTTTAAATGCAAGTACAATTACAGATTCCTTTTGGAAAGAGTTACTTTCGGAAAATATAAGAGTAAAGAATGTAGAAGCGTGGCATAATTTTTATCCGCGTCCAGAAACAGGACTAGCAAAATCATTCTTACAAAAACAAAACGAATACTTACATGAGTGCGGCATAAAAACGATGGCATTTATTCCAGGAGATGGTGAAAAGCGTGGTCCACTATATGAAGGCTTACCGACGCTAGAAAAGCATCGTTATATGAGACCGCTCGAAGCGTACTTAGAACTTGTACAAGGTTGTGGTGTCGATAAAGTGTTAATCGGGGATATAAGCGGACGTGTAGAAAGTGTACAAGAGATAGCGAGTGCCAGTAGAGGGATTATTCCATTGCGATATGAGCCATTGATAGAGAAAAGTGAAGTGTTAAAAATGGTAGAACAAGTGCATACAAATAGACTAGATCCAGCCCGTGATGTCATTCGGTCTGTAGAATCACGAGAAGAACATAAAGTGATTTTACAGCCAATGAATGCAATTGTAAGAAAGAAAGGCAGCATTACAATTGATAATGAATTGTACGGTAGATATGCAGGAGAGATGCAAGTTGCTATACATGATTTGCCTGCAGATGAGAAAGTGAACGTTGTTGGCATGGTTGTAGAAGAGGATATTTCTTTATTGCCGTATGTTGGCGCTGGAAAAATGTTTCAACTTTTTTGTGCGATAGAGTAAAAGCTTGAATTAGCGCTACTTTGTAGGAAAACATTATCCGTAAAAGGGATAATGTTTTTTGTTTTCTTTAAAAAAGTATTTGACGAATGAAATGAAATACCGTATTGTTTTGACTTGTAAATAAAAGTTCACCATAACAAAACAAAAAGGAGAGTTCAAAATGAATCAATACATTGGTAACTTAATTATTCGTATCGTGTTAGGAGTAACGTTCTTTGCACATGGTTTAGCGAAGTTTCAATCAGGTATCGATAACGTAGCAGGCTGGTTTACAAGCATTGGTTTACCAGGTGGTCTTGCATATGGCGTAGCAACAGTTGAATTAGTTGGTGGTATATTATTAATTATCGGTTTAGGCGTAAGATATGTAGGATTGTTATTCGCTCTTATTTTAGCTGGAGCTATCGTAAAGGTAAATGGAGCAGCAGGTTTATTAGGAGATGGAAAGAATCCAGGATATGAATTAGACCTTGCATTATTATCAATGGGTGCGTATTTATTCGTTGTAAAAGCAGAAGGATATGTAGATCGTTTCTTAAAAGAGAAAGTAATGAAAACGAAGTAGATTTTATTTATAAATTGTTGACTTAAAGGATTATTGTAACTATAATGATTACAACGTGTGGATTAAGAATAAAATAATTTAAATATTTTTTTACACAAGATGTAACTACATAAGTTACATCTTGTGTAAAAATAAATAAAATGGGGGGAAGTAACATGCCTAAATCAAATTTAGAAATGATTCGAAGCACATATGAAGGATCAGCTTCTTCAAATGCAAAACATTTAGCAGAAGCCCTCTCTGAAATAGCAGAATGGACAGAGGCGGAAGGGTTCCCATACGGGGGAACTTATATCGGTGTAGAAGCAATAATGGAAAATGTATTTAGCCGATTAGGATCAGAATGGGATGATTATAAAGCAAGTGTAAATACATACCATGAAGTAAACGGAAAAGATGTAATTATTGCTGAAGGTATATATTCTGGAGTTTATAAAAAAACGGAAAAATCATTTGAAGCAGAATTTGTTCATGTATGGCAACTTGAGAACGGAAAAATTGTGAAGTTTAAGCAGTATGTAGATAGTCATCTTGTTAGGGAAGCGATGAAGAGCTAATGCTTTTTAAATGGATCGTAGGTATATGCATTACAAGTATAGTCATTATCTCGTCTATAGTTGGCGGAAAGAAATTGCTTGCATATGTGGAAAAAGAAAATAAAAATATTCAAACCCAGCAAGTGGCAAACGAAAAAGAGAAGAAAGTTGCAGAAGAATCTCCACATGTTAGTGAAGGTGAAATTATTTCTACTATGCACAAAATGGTACACCAAAAGGTAAAATCCTCTGAAAAATGGGGATTTGTAGAAATGACGAAAAAGGAAATTTCTAATGTGAAAAGAGATATTGAAAATAGTACAGGTTTTCGATATAAAATGAAGTTATTTTCTATTATAAATAGATGGGAAAAAGGAGACTTTTCTCAAACGGTTGAGGAGCACAACTTTTTATGGAGCCTTCAAGGTGGAGATACTGGTAAGGCAACTGAACGTTTATCACCAGAAGAGGAAAAGCAGTATATAAAAGAAATGAAGAATAAATAAAAAACATCGCCAACTAAGATGACGATGTTTTTTCATTAAGAATGTTTTCGTAATAAAGTTCCAGTTGGTTGAACAGTAACTGTTTTGAAATGAGAGAATAAATAACATCCTGTCATAACGATCATTGTTCCTACAATTTGTATCCACGTTAGTTCTTCACCGAGGAAAAGAAATGCTAAAATAGCTGTAAAAATTGGATTGAAGTTTAGAAAAATACCTGATGTAGTTGCTCCTAATTTTTGTACGCCAATATTCCAAAATACCATGCAAAGAACTGTGGAAATAAGCCCTGTATATAAAAGTGAAGTTATGAAAGAAGTATTTATATTTGTAACAGTGAAGCTCCCTATATTAAATGGCAGTAATAAAATAACGCCGAAAATACCAGAGTATAGCGTCGCCATAAGTGGTGTCGTTGTCTTTGTTGCCCATTTACTACAAACAGAATAGATTCCCCAAATACAAACAGCCGCAATCATCCATAAATCGCCACTATTAAAATGTAGTGAAAATAAAAGGGCAAAGTTACCTTTTAATAGGACGAGGATAACCCCGAAGAATGAAAGAATCATAGATAAAATTTGAAGTGTATTTACTTTTTCTTTTAGAAATAAGACAGAAAATAGTGCAATGGAAATCGCGTTTAATGTAGAAATAAGCCCTACATTTGTTGCGGATGTTTTTTCTAATGCTAGAAATTGAAAGATGTTAAAAAGAGCAACCCCTGAAATTCCCATCAATATTAACGGGAGTATCGCAGCGCGTGGTGGAATGATTTTCTTTTCTTTAAACCAAACCATTGGTAATAAGCAAACGATCGCAATTATCCATCTTAAACTTGTCAGTGTCATTGGAGACGCGTGATCAACGAGTGATTTCCCAACGACGAAATTTCCTCCCCATAATAAGCTTGTTAATAATAGTAAAAAGACATAAAAATAAGGCATATTAAAATTCCCTTTGTTGTAATCAATGTGAATTGTAAATAATTTTAACATTTTTCTTTATTGTGTAATATATTCTTTTGTATAATGGATAAAAATCGATAAAATGTTTTGTTGTAGAAGCTATTTAAAGAAATATATTCAATTTTATATAAGTTATAAGGTGTTTTTTCGAATAATCATCGGTAAGAAAAAGGGGGATTATAATGGAATCGTCTGTTATTAAAGTGTTAGATGATTTAGATGTACAAATTTTAGATATATTGCAGAAGGAATCACAAGTAAGTAATGCAGAGCTTGCGCGACGTGTTAATTTATCACCAGCTGCAATGCATGCAAGAATTAAACGGTTAGATGGAGAAGGGTTCATTGATAAGCAAGTAGCTATTTTAAATCAAGAGAAGCTTGGTTTTGACTTGTTATGCTTCATTTTTATGAGTACGAATATTCATCAATCGGATAAACTTGAAGTGTTGGAAAAAGAATTAGAAGCGATGCCTGAAGTGTTAGAATGTCACTGTTTAACAGGGGAGTATGATTATTTATTAAAGGTTGCAAATCGTGATCGTAAAGAGCTGGAACAGTTTATTAGAAAGCTAAATAAGCTTGGTATTACAAGGATACAGACGAGTTTAGCACTTCGTGAAATTAAATATTCGACGGTATTACCGATACGAAATGAGGAACCGAGCATCGATTAGATTGCTTGGTTTTTTGTTTGTATAAAGTGATTGACAAGAAGAAAAGAGAGATGTATTATTATATAAAATTATGTATTAAAATTCATTTTGTGTTATAAATATTAATATCGGGGGCAAGGGGATAGCATATGAAAATCTGTAATGCGGTTACGAGTGATGTGAAAGAAATTTATAGTCTCATTGAAGTTTATGCAAAAGAGGGAGTGGTTTTACCGCGTTCTCTTTTATCTCTCTATCAATACTTACAATGTTTGTATGTTGTGAAAGAAGAGGGGGAAATCGTTGGAGTTGCTGGTTTACATGTATTAGGGGAGGACCTTGCAGAAGTACGATCATTAGTCGTTTCGCATATATATGCAGGAAAAGGTATCGGACGTATGTTAGTAAACCATGTAATAAATGAGGCAGCGAAAATAAAAGTGAGTAGAGTTATTTCTTTAACATATGAAACGGAATTTTTTCAAAAGTGCGGGTTTGATTTTGTGAATAGAGATGCATTGCCAGAGAAAGTATGGATTGATTGTAGACATTGTCCAAAGGTTGATTATTGTGATGAGGTGGCAATGATTCGGTATGTTGGGTGAAGCAAAAGAAATAAGAGCAGCTAGCAAAAGCTAACTGCTCTATTTAAGGGATCTCTCCAAGGGGGAGTGGAGAAAATATTATGTTACTAGCAGTATTGACAGATTATTAGGAAATATACAAATCGGATGAAAGAAATTTTAAATAAACTTTCGGCATTGACAGTTTTTAAAATATTCATGTACAATACACATGAATGACATTCAGTCATTTTTAAAAATAGCAGGATGTAATTTGCTTGGAAACAGAACAAATATAAATGGTAAATGAGGATGATAGTTGTTTTTATATAGTAGAGATGAAAGAATATATTTTTTTAAAACAAAAATGACTGATAGTCAGTCATAAGAGGTGAGAGGTATGAAAAATAAAGCTTGGTTATATGTCATATTAACATGTATCTTTGAAGTTTTTTGGGTGTTTGGTTTTAATACGGCCAATACGTGGTGGCATTGGATTATCATTTTAGGAGTTATCGCTGTTGATTTTCACTTCCTTTCTAAAGCGTGTGAACATCTTGCAACAGGAACCGTATATGCTGTGTTCGCCGGAGCTGGTACGGTAGGTACGTTTTTAATGGATGTATTTCTTTTCGGCGGAAGTTTCAGTGTAGGGAAATTATTCTTTATCGTGATGGTTGTAGCTGGCGTTATCGGTTTAAAGCTAGCTGATAATAAAGAAGAAACTGTGGAAGGAGCTGCTTAAAGATGGGTTGGTTTTTCGTATTTTGTGCTGCAATTAGTGAAATAGTCGGTGTGATTGGCCTTAAAATGTATAGTAAAGATAAAACGTTAGCAAATGGGGCACTTTATATAGGTGGCTTTGCTACATCCTTCGCATTCTTGTATACATCTTTCTTATTCTTACAAGTAAGTGTCGCGTATGCGGTTTGGATTGGTATTGGAACAGCGGGAGCCGTTTTATTAAACATGTTCCTGTTTGGTGAGTCGAAAAGTAAAGCGCGTATCATTAGTGTGGCTCTTATTGTATGCGGAGTGACAGGATTAAAGGCTCTTTCGTAAAGATATACTGTATCTCCTAACAAGTTGTTAGGAGATTTTTATTGTAAAAAGTACACGATAATTGACAGTATAGCTAGTTATTCTATAAAATGAGTGACAGTCATTCAATACGTGTTTGAAAGGATTTAGATGATGAATAAAAAAGAAAAAATTGTCTATGCAGCGATTGAAGTGTTTCAGGAAAAGGGCGTTGAAAAAACGAAGATTTCTGATATCGTGAAATTGGCT
This genomic window from Bacillus anthracis str. Vollum contains:
- a CDS encoding nuclear transport factor 2 family protein; its protein translation is MPKSNLEMIRSTYEGSASSNAKHLAEALSEIAEWTEAEGFPYGGTYIGVEAIMENVFSRLGSEWDDYKASVNTYHEVNGKDVIIAEGIYSGVYKKTEKSFEAEFVHVWQLENGKIVKFKQYVDSHLVREAMKS
- a CDS encoding DoxX family protein, which gives rise to MNQYIGNLIIRIVLGVTFFAHGLAKFQSGIDNVAGWFTSIGLPGGLAYGVATVELVGGILLIIGLGVRYVGLLFALILAGAIVKVNGAAGLLGDGKNPGYELDLALLSMGAYLFVVKAEGYVDRFLKEKVMKTK
- a CDS encoding DMT family transporter, which encodes MKNKAWLYVILTCIFEVFWVFGFNTANTWWHWIIILGVIAVDFHFLSKACEHLATGTVYAVFAGAGTVGTFLMDVFLFGGSFSVGKLFFIVMVVAGVIGLKLADNKEETVEGAA
- a CDS encoding DMT family transporter — its product is MGWFFVFCAAISEIVGVIGLKMYSKDKTLANGALYIGGFATSFAFLYTSFLFLQVSVAYAVWIGIGTAGAVLLNMFLFGESKSKARIISVALIVCGVTGLKALS
- a CDS encoding DUF871 domain-containing protein is translated as MLGVSIYLSKERVKKQEEWLKVAKKNGFLSIFTSLHIPEDDPNTYKELIQILGKQALENEMELMVDVSQKSLHHLGMTYENVEELVEWGITGLRMDYGITPKEIARVSHKMKVALNASTITDSFWKELLSENIRVKNVEAWHNFYPRPETGLAKSFLQKQNEYLHECGIKTMAFIPGDGEKRGPLYEGLPTLEKHRYMRPLEAYLELVQGCGVDKVLIGDISGRVESVQEIASASRGIIPLRYEPLIEKSEVLKMVEQVHTNRLDPARDVIRSVESREEHKVILQPMNAIVRKKGSITIDNELYGRYAGEMQVAIHDLPADEKVNVVGMVVEEDISLLPYVGAGKMFQLFCAIE
- a CDS encoding DMT family transporter; the protein is MPYFYVFLLLLTSLLWGGNFVVGKSLVDHASPMTLTSLRWIIAIVCLLPMVWFKEKKIIPPRAAILPLILMGISGVALFNIFQFLALEKTSATNVGLISTLNAISIALFSVLFLKEKVNTLQILSMILSFFGVILVLLKGNFALLFSLHFNSGDLWMIAAVCIWGIYSVCSKWATKTTTPLMATLYSGIFGVILLLPFNIGSFTVTNINTSFITSLLYTGLISTVLCMVFWNIGVQKLGATTSGIFLNFNPIFTAILAFLFLGEELTWIQIVGTMIVMTGCYLFSHFKTVTVQPTGTLLRKHS
- a CDS encoding N-acetyltransferase; the protein is MKICNAVTSDVKEIYSLIEVYAKEGVVLPRSLLSLYQYLQCLYVVKEEGEIVGVAGLHVLGEDLAEVRSLVVSHIYAGKGIGRMLVNHVINEAAKIKVSRVISLTYETEFFQKCGFDFVNRDALPEKVWIDCRHCPKVDYCDEVAMIRYVG
- a CDS encoding PRK06770 family protein, with translation MLFKWIVGICITSIVIISSIVGGKKLLAYVEKENKNIQTQQVANEKEKKVAEESPHVSEGEIISTMHKMVHQKVKSSEKWGFVEMTKKEISNVKRDIENSTGFRYKMKLFSIINRWEKGDFSQTVEEHNFLWSLQGGDTGKATERLSPEEEKQYIKEMKNK
- a CDS encoding Lrp/AsnC family transcriptional regulator; translation: MESSVIKVLDDLDVQILDILQKESQVSNAELARRVNLSPAAMHARIKRLDGEGFIDKQVAILNQEKLGFDLLCFIFMSTNIHQSDKLEVLEKELEAMPEVLECHCLTGEYDYLLKVANRDRKELEQFIRKLNKLGITRIQTSLALREIKYSTVLPIRNEEPSID